A stretch of Plesiomonas shigelloides DNA encodes these proteins:
- a CDS encoding EAL domain-containing protein, with the protein MRIKREWALYFIFVLSVLGIGLSIPSLFEHFLAQRLLQSKLEGFYYAANERSDAIRHVMKNEITNIQFDCGKHDVQILRDLNLYNSQFRVQGIELKDGGGCSSLGSDLSILSPSEPKTYAYKFYGYDVGFTTTHDITNTGGEVVTFINVNGNFIYWVLNSAWTHEQLQSPCKNCFYIEYLNIAPAETTLFSPKGNLDIKNRPEGEVLVSSISNGKVVYKLLAGKELVAYANGKLWLYAALFMLVALSAGTFIFWILTHHQSSMSELLRYGLQKNEFFPYYQPIVNAKTGQVIGAEALLRWYHKGEMISPGGFIEHAEQHGMILDITEQVIEKIIADLSLFPESLWVSVNIVPEQIENGSLFRMLKKHRWHYNSKLRFEITERMRVSDFAVAAEEISKVKTLGYRFKLDDFGTGYGGFSYIQKLGVDEIKIDKMFVDTIGTNDVKKGVLDSIIAFAKEAGMDPVAEGVETQAQVDYLVSKGIYNIQGFFYSRPLPAYAFTRWVAEYQARQNS; encoded by the coding sequence ATGAGAATTAAAAGGGAATGGGCCCTCTACTTTATCTTTGTGCTTAGCGTGCTTGGGATCGGGCTTTCGATTCCCTCATTGTTTGAGCATTTTTTAGCGCAGCGCTTGTTACAATCAAAGCTTGAGGGCTTCTACTATGCGGCCAATGAGCGTAGTGATGCTATCCGGCATGTCATGAAAAATGAAATAACCAATATTCAATTCGATTGTGGCAAGCACGATGTTCAAATTTTGCGAGACTTGAATCTTTATAATAGTCAGTTTCGTGTACAAGGTATTGAGCTGAAAGATGGGGGCGGCTGTTCTAGTTTAGGCTCCGATCTGAGTATTTTATCGCCGAGTGAACCCAAAACCTATGCCTACAAGTTTTATGGCTATGACGTAGGTTTTACGACAACGCACGATATTACAAATACCGGCGGTGAAGTGGTGACCTTCATCAATGTGAATGGCAATTTTATCTACTGGGTTCTCAATAGTGCATGGACTCATGAGCAATTACAGTCACCGTGTAAAAATTGTTTTTACATTGAATATCTTAACATCGCACCGGCAGAGACAACGTTGTTTTCTCCAAAAGGAAATTTGGATATCAAAAATCGCCCCGAAGGTGAGGTTTTGGTGTCCAGTATCTCTAATGGGAAAGTGGTGTATAAGCTATTAGCGGGGAAAGAGCTGGTGGCTTATGCCAATGGGAAGTTGTGGCTTTATGCTGCGCTTTTCATGTTAGTAGCACTTTCTGCAGGTACCTTTATTTTTTGGATTCTGACGCATCATCAAAGCTCAATGTCAGAGTTGTTGCGGTATGGTTTACAGAAAAATGAATTTTTCCCTTATTATCAGCCAATAGTAAATGCGAAAACAGGGCAGGTGATAGGGGCTGAGGCATTACTACGCTGGTATCACAAAGGTGAGATGATCTCCCCTGGCGGATTTATTGAGCATGCAGAGCAACATGGCATGATTTTGGATATAACCGAACAAGTGATTGAGAAGATCATTGCCGATTTGAGTCTATTCCCAGAATCTTTGTGGGTGAGTGTTAATATTGTGCCGGAGCAAATCGAGAATGGTTCTTTGTTCCGGATGCTGAAAAAACACCGCTGGCATTACAATTCAAAATTACGTTTTGAGATCACCGAGCGTATGCGGGTCAGTGATTTTGCGGTTGCGGCAGAAGAGATCTCCAAAGTCAAAACCTTGGGATACCGTTTTAAATTGGATGATTTTGGTACTGGGTACGGCGGTTTTTCCTATATCCAAAAATTGGGGGTAGACGAGATTAAAATTGATAAGATGTTCGTTGATACCATCGGAACCAATGACGTGAAAAAAGGCGTTCTTGATTCAATCATTGCCTTTGCAAAAGAGGCGGGGATGGATCCGGTGGCCGAAGGCGTTGAAACCCAAGCGCAAGTTGACTACTTAGTTTCAAAAGGCATCTATAATATCCAAGGCTTTTTCTATTCTCGTCCGCTACCGGCTTATGCATTTACCCGCTGGGTAGCTGAATATCAAGCGCGCCAAAACAGCTAA